GGGCTATTGGCCAGAGCTGGGGGTGGCAGCGCTGCTGAGTAGGGTCACTgcgtggggagcagggaggaggctgcaTGGCTGGTGGTGGTTCTGGTGGTGGGGCTCAGCTGGAAACGTGGGCAGCTCGGTTCCCGGGTGACCGGGGCACAATAGCTGGAGCAGCCTCGGTGACACACTGGGCAGGGCCCATTTAGCTGGCGGCAcatgggcgggggaaggggcttAGAGCTTAGCAAGCGCTGGCCCTGGAGCCACAGGGTGGGCTGTGAGCAGGACTTGGAGAGATGGGCAGGTGTGGGCTGGGAGCTAGCTAATCCCAGCAGAAAGCCTGGGCCTCATGGACGGGCCCCGTGCTTAGGGCAAGGTGCCGCACctcagggccccgggctgtgTATGGGAGACACCACCATGATGTCACATTAATGCACCGCCGGGCCCCGCTGTCAGTGTGCTACTTTGGGCCCCGGAAACTCTTTGGTTTGGGCCTGAGAGACACCACACCACAGCCGTAACCAGACAACTCAGTCAGGGCTTAAGAGTCTCCCCTGACCTCCATAGAGCTGTGCCGATTTACACCAGTAGGGGCTCTCCCCTGTATTTCAACAGGCTGCTGGTGTGTTGCGGCCACTGCCTGTCATGCTGACAACTACTGCCTCATTGTACTTCCTCCcctttgtctgtctgcctgtccattCATTGCCTCTTGTCTTATATTTAGGCTGTAAGCTCTTCGGGGGGAGAGACTCTCGTGCTCCAGTGCTTAGAACAGGGGGCTCCGAACCACTACAGTCATACAACTAAATAATGCACTCGCCAGCAAATTCCTTTCTGCCCCCAAGTCTGGttttttgcactttttttttttaccttgatGAAGATAATACAATGTCACAACAAGACACCCAGCGAGAAGAAGGAGAAATAGGAGGACAAGGAGCCAAGTTGCTGAGGTAGACTCTGtccataaataaattaaaaaaaaattataagaacAATTTGCAGGGAAGAATAAACCTTTACAATACCTCCCAAGAGGACACAGCTTTGATTTACAATGACAAAGTCATATTACACCCATGTGTGTCAATTGAAACCCCTCCCTGAGAACCCCTCTGTTGCCTAGTGGAAAAGAGTTCAAAACAACATGGCAATACAGGCATCCATTTTGTGCCTCCCGTCTCTACTTTTCCCCACGGCATGCAGTAAGCTTGTTACAGTAGGAACTGTCTGTGTTCCAAGGGGTTCTACTGCACTGGGCGCACTGTTTTCCTTTAACAAATCAATCAGTCACCACTGATttccattccctctccccccaaaatgtTGATTGTAAATTAGGTTTGTAATGCATTTTTCTTCACTTTTATATTGAAAAAAGGTCTTTTTTTGTgacaaaaattgatttttttgcgTGTGAAAATTTGTGATTAGTTGAAAAAGCCATTTGTCTCTCAGGAACGTCAGGAGAAAAGTCCTGCCATCGGATAAGAAGTCAAGAAAGCAATGAACACCGTACCTGTTACTTGCACCGTCAGACttttcctgattggctgcttcagGCTTCGGTGGTCCACCCGGCAGGTGTACCTACACCCGTTGTCCCTGAGGGAGGCCTTAAGCAGGAAGTAGGTGGAGAAGCTGTAAGTCCCATCACTGTTTTGTCTGTGACTGCTAGAGAGAACATGATTCACCACATGTGGAAGCATCCCCGGCTTTTGGGGTTCCAGAAGCCACTGGGCCTCTGCATCATGAGGGTAAAAATGACCGACGTCACAGATGAGCTTGTGTTCATCTCCTTCCACCAGAGACAGGACGTCAGCGTTGAGGGTCACGGTGGGCTTTTCTGGTGAATGAAAAAAGTTATTATAgggctgcatccccacccctttaaaaataaaacagacccCGCTATTAAAATGGCACCATTTAACGTCCCTCATTGCAAAAAAGTGATCACGCATCCTAGCCCCCAAAATTACTGCCCCGCCACAATTTGCTTTCCCAAATTTGGTGTAAGCTATTTGCCCCAGAAACGCAGACTCATGAGACAGAGGTTCCCTCCACTAAATTAAGAAATCCCACGGCGTGGTAACGCTTCCTACATGAATACAATTGTCTATCCCCCTGATTTGGGGGGTTTGTGACTCACTGTGACCCACATTTAAGGGTGGGTTGGCTGGCAGGAATGGACTagaaccattaaaaaaaaaccctttggacACGTAACTCCCACCAGACCTGAGTTTCCCATAGGAAAGACTTTTTTAGCCAATGGAGCCAGGCCTatgcagcttttttaaaagctacgCTTAGTACTTGTGTAATAACCTATCTGTAGCTGACCTATCTGTGTCAGGGAAACAGCCTTGGGAGAGAAGAGGCCCTTGTTGCTGGATCAGCCCTAGCCTTTTGCTCTGGTCTTGGATCCCTTATTCTATTCTGTGATGGAgtgagacttagggtatgtctagactacgtccctCTGTCGCCagggggatgtaaattagacataccgaaattgctaatgaagcggggatttaaatatcccgcgcttcattagaataaaaatggctgacgctttttgCTGATGCAgcaatttgccggcaaaaagcagcagtctagacggggatcggtcgacaaggaaagccttttccgaccgatcccttatgcctcatccaacgaggtttacaggattggtcagaaaaggttttccttgtcgaccgatccccgtctagactgccgctttttgccagcaaactGCCGCGTCGgcaaaagcggtggccatttttattctaatgaagcgtgggatatttaaatccccacttcattagcaatttcggtatgtctaatttacatccctctggcgacagagggttgtagtctagacatacccttaggctgtgtctaccctggccactttttccggaaaagcagctgcttttccggaaaaacttgccagctgtctacactggccacttgaatttccggaaaagcactgacgatctcatgtaagaacgtcagtgattttctggaaatactatgctgctcccattcgggcaaaagtctttttccgaaagacttttgcgcaaaagggtcagtgtaaacagcacagtactgttttccgcaaaaagacctgatcatgaaaatggcgatcggggcttttttgcggaaaagcacgtctagattggccacggatgcttttccggaaaaaatgcttttctggaaaagcgtcctgccaatctagacgcgcttttccacaaatgcttttaacggaaaactttttaaaCCCTTTAAGCCAAGTATACTCTTACCTTGCTAAAtgaagacacacacaattttctaCCCCATACCCATTCAGTCAAATGACTCATTCTTCTCCGACCAAATTTTGGGCATCACtcaagctacaggttgaacctctctagtccggcaccctcgggacctgattgatgatgaaccagagaatttgccgaaccacaggaggtcagtgttgtctaacagtattaccaacacttctactgcttcctGAACTCTTTGAAGACATTTGGGATAAATTAGAACTACATAATAGCAGAGAGCAcggacagccaggactggtggctgtaaacaaacttcatgggaacACAGGAAAGTTGGCCACCCCCATagtaagtggatatccagctaactaaaatcatgccgtaCCACGgaattgctggaccagagcatgCCACACTAGAGAGGTTCCATCTGCACTTATTCAAACAATCAATTACCTACTATTTCCAGCTGGATACTCTGTGCCCCAAGAAGTGCTGACACAGATACTAAGCAGGCATAGGATCCTGCATCTCTTATTTCCACTGTTCTTAGTAAAAGAGAAGCATTTCCCTTCAAGATCTCTGCTGGGAACATCTCTGCCCGTTTATCCTTGTAGTCCACTTGTCGAGTAGATCCACTATAGGCAACTATCAGCTTCTTTTGTCCCCCTTTCTGCTGCAAGACCCATTGGATGGTGACATCTGTGTGGTGATCAACTGAGAAAGCACAGTTGAGAAGGACATCTTTCTTTAAGCCAGACTGGATTAGCGAGGGTCCTGTACGGACCAAGAATACACCTGTAACACACGTAATAAAACATCATCAGAGCAACTCAGTTTTGGATCAATGGTGCAAAACAGTCAGAGTAAAGTTGCCATCTAGAGACGCAAAGCCATGCTGCAGAATAAAGTTGATATGCAGTCAGCGCAGGAAATGCGCACAATTCCCCATTCTGCCACTGATTTTGTTTGTGCCCTTAGGCGAGTCATTGAACTTATCTTTTTGCCCCCATTTTGCCACTTGAAAAACGGGCACAAGTATCCTTCAGTAATTCATAACTGTGCTACAAGTCTGACGCAGTGTCagccccaggatattagagaactAGAAATTTCAAACTTGTACGTAGCAGGGACACTTCTCAGTTCGCTTccaagacctgaagaagagctcagtgtaagctcaaaagcttttctctttcaTACCAACCGACGGTctcccaataaaagatattacctcacccaccttgtctcactaCAATCTTAGTTAGCCAACACTGTGAAAAACAATCTagacagtaaggctacgtctacactggccccataaaacggaatagtcacgaaagtaggaataagagatcctccggaaaagggctttattccggaggatcgcgccagtctagacgcttttttccagcttttccccaagctggaaaaaaagcggcggacatgtttatttaaatccgcgggggatatttaaatcccccacggatttccctattctgacttaccttctttgcatgactattccattttatggggccagtgtagacgtagcctaagtaacTGGGAAACATGCATAATGTTCTTCAAAATCCTCAGGTGAAAGACTATCCGGATATCACTTCAGCAGAGTTACTCCCAGTTTACACTGGGAATCTGGATGGGCcagtcaacaaaacaaacaggctCCAGTAAAGAGGGCAAACACTTAACTGTTGGACTATCAGAATCCCATTCCTGCTATTATAAAAGATGTCGTCTGCGTGTTTGTTTTGTAATGATGTAGACACAACACAGTAGAGAGGGGtggacacagaggctatgtctagactgcaggcttctttcggaagaagcgtttccagaagagatctgccgaaaaaacttcttccgaaaaagagcgccacacagcaaaagcgcatcgaaaaagcaaatTAATGCTATTTTGCATGTAAGATGTGATTACTAttggcagaatggccaccagggcacctgtgttttttcctcttcttgcaaaagaacctTTCCTGAACACGcatgccttttttggaaaaagtcttcttccttgtagaaagaggtttaccaacgcTGGAAAACCCtctcagttctttcaatttacttttgaaagaatgtgattgcagtgtggacattactCAGGTTTTGTTGTAAAAATGGCCAtttcctgacaaaactctgtTCCATAGACATATCCAGAGTCTGAATTCTATTTTCTGGTCTGCCGCTCAGCCAATTCACCTCCCTGCCTCAATCTCCCATCTGAAAAGGAACAATAACACTTGCCtaacaaatgcttttgcgcaagagggccagtgtagacagctcaggactgttttgcgcaaaaaagccccgatggcgaaaatggcgatcggggctttcttgcgcaaaatcgtgtctagattggcacggatgcttttccacaaaaagtgcttttgccaaaagcatccatgccaatctagacgctcttttctgcaaatgcttttaacgaaaaaacttttccattaaaagcatttgcagaaaatcatgccagtctagacatagcctaagggttttttttttaaaatcttctgaGGTTTGAGCCTTTAAGGAAGTACCAGAGTCAAATTTTCTATATTGTCTCAATAACAACGAAGACTAgaaagttactttaaaaaaatgactcCTTTATTTTCAAAAGGACTGTTGAGATTATCTCTGCTTCAGAAGATACCAGGAACTGGGTCTTTAAGGAAAACACCAAATATCAGGAGACCCCCACATCGCTGGAATCAGTAATACTGCTATAGTGTATAAATGAGGCCTGTTATTTTCGATTATACACAATGCTAGCAAAGCTGCCTCTTCATATTTTAAACCCACCAACACGCTAGTTTAAAAATATCACATTGCTAGTTATTTCAGCTAATTCACATTGTCAATACAATGCCACACTGATATTGTAAAATGTAAAATCCTCCATTAGAGAGTGAGGTAGAAATGCAAGCTAGGAATCACCTCACTATTATTCCATGTTTCTTGAACAGTTTTATTGTTACCTGAAAGATAAAATCTCTCTTCATTGCCTTGAGAAACTTCTTCAGGGATTTgattctctgcctctctgctggcACTCGATTGCACCAAAAAGACAGTAACGGTGAATTTGTCAGCCACGTGCTTTATGGTGCCAGTGAACCATGAATCCAGTTTATCACCTTGAGTTTGTATCCCAGGCCAGAGGATCTGGGTGTTATCAGTAAAGTATCTGCTAATTTTACATTCAAGCTTATCAGTATCCTCATTCACATGTTGGAGAATATCCAGTGAGGACTctgcatggaaaaaaaaaatatatcccCTTGTTAGACTCCCTGCTCCTCTTAATAAATATTACAGAGAGAGTTGAACTATCTATATACATCAGGCCTAAATAGCAAATACTAAGCAACTCTATCCAATCTGTGCTTCACTCTCAGCATACACACAAACAAAGAGCATGGAAATCCTCTCCCCGAACTCCCAGTCTTATAACATGCTCTTTATAGGATCAAATATCTGCCTTTACGGATCCACTTGCAGAGTCGTGGTCCCAATTGGATTGTATCTCCACAGGACTAAGATAAAGATGTTTATTATTTAATACCACATGCGCCTCTCCATCACCGCTGATAACCCTGGCTTTAGGAGCACCTGATTCTTCTCTCCGTGAAAGCCAGGAGAAGTGACACCACAATCCGTGGACTGACACTGGCGTAACAAGATTTAAGTGAGATTAGAATCAGATCGATAGTTTTCAGCATCTTTGAAACAGAGATGCaaaataatgtttaactggttaaacattatgtttaacaggttaactgattaaagggggcatgggcgggaggctgctctggctgagctggagcagcccctaccttGTGGGGCACCAAACActgaagcagctcctgtctgtggcaggcccgcAGAGTTggggagcagtcccctgcccgcagcaggcagggagctgctccagcctcttagGTTAACCGGTTAAtaattaacctttcacatccctactttgaaaTGAGTATCACTTAGGGATGCAAttggttaattagttaactagttaaccagtagCCCCACTGGGCTGAAGCTGTCCCGTGCTGGTGCCGGCGAGGGGGAGGGGACcactgcagccccgcccccgccaaccAGCGGGAtcacagttaactgattaaatgggattttccatccctggTATCGCTGAGCCAGCAGACTGCCGAATATGATCAGTATACGCTAAGGAGCTTTCGGTAGTTGGCTCTGAATATTAACAGCTATTTTACTCCCATCCACAGGCTTAAAAGGTGAAGTTCGCCTCTGTACAGAGGCTTAGGAAGGACTTAAGCACTTCACAGATCTGGTACTGGCTGAAAGAATTGCCAAAGAAACCATCACAACCACAGCTGGGAGACCAAGAAAACAGACTGCAGTGCTCATTTCTGGAGGGGAGTTGCAGGGTTCAacttattacaggttggacctcccagatcccggtccagcacccttgggacctgactggtcctgaatgaggaaatttgctggacgaggggaggttccctgccaccagctccccagccagcttCACCATCACTGTTCCAATGGcaccagctgggcctgctgtTGACCTGGCCTCGGTCGTCCCCTGCCGCCTccgccaggctgcctgctgctggccccatcctTGGCCTCTCTGCCGGGCTGCTACTAGCTctacctggctcccagcccagcagggatcCCAGGTAtcagccctcctgctgcctgtCTCCtgtccaccaggactctctggtccaggaacatccacggtcctgccagaccacagatattgccagaccagagtctccGTTTAGAGAGATGCAACCTATACCATTTATTTTACCAGTCCGCAGCAGAGAATAAATCCTCCATGAACTTGACAGCACTCACATGAGTTCAACACACTGAATAatgagttattttagaataacagaatcatagggctggaagaggcctcgggagtcatcgagtccagacccctgcccaaagcaggaccaatcccaactaaatcatcccagccagggctttgtcaagatgggacttaaaaacctctagggatggagaatccaccccctccctagggaacccattccaatgcttcaccagcctcttagggaaagagttgttcctagtatccaacctagacctcccccattgtaacttgagaccattgctccttgttctgccatctgtcactactgagaacagcctctctccatcctctttggaacctgccttcaggaagttgaaggctgctatcaaatccctcctcactcttctcttctgcagactaaacaagcacaaacctctcagcctctcctcataggtcatgtgctcctgtcctgtaattatttttgttgccctccgctggcccctctccaatgcgtccacatcctttctgtaatggggggcccagaactggacacaatactccagatgtggcctcactagtgccgaataaaggggaataatcgcttCTCTTAATCTGCTGACAATGATCCTCtcaatgcaacctaatattccattcaccttcttggctacaaaggcgcactgttgactcagtGTGGAGAGTTTGTTGTCATATGACATTTTAGAAGGGGatcgtgcccacaaaagctcatgataccatgtacattttttgttagtctctaagggtctgtctgcacttgcaccccttgcgagagagggatgcaaatgaagacattcgaaattgcaaatgaagccaggattgaaatatcccacgcttcatttgcatattcatgtgatggtgctatttcgaaataacagatgctgttaagacacggttatttcgagagaaaatccttctttcgaaataacccttattcctcatacaatgaggtttaccagttattttgagagaagggttttctctcgaaataactgcgtcttaacagcgtctgttatttcaaaatagcgccataacacaaatatgcaaatgaagtacgggatatttGAATCCCAGCTTCatgtgcaatttcaaatgtcttcatttgcatccctctctcgaaagagggtgcaagtgtagacatagccttcggtACTCCAGTTGTTTTTACGAACATAAAGGTACATTTTCCCCGTCGTTCTTTTTTATGCAGTATATTGTTGTTACTCATTGTCATCTGCTAAACAAACGGTAAATTATTTGTGAGCCACACAGTGAGTCACTTAATCATAACCACAAAACAATGTTATTTCCAAAGATAAAACCCAAAGCAAACTCCCAAACACACAGGGGCAGAACTGTCCTTTCCCaatgcagaatatgcagttgtgtagggcacctgaaaatctggggcaccaAATTAATCCC
The nucleotide sequence above comes from Pelodiscus sinensis isolate JC-2024 chromosome 21, ASM4963464v1, whole genome shotgun sequence. Encoded proteins:
- the LOC102462330 gene encoding tapasin-related protein-like isoform X2; amino-acid sequence: MNVWVYVALCCFLCSESSLDILQHVNEDTDKLECKISRYFTDNTQILWPGIQTQGDKLDSWFTGTIKHVADKFTVTVFLVQSSASREAENQIPEEVSQGNEERFYLSGVFLVRTGPSLIQSGLKKDVLLNCAFSVDHHTDVTIQWVLQQKGGQKKLIVAYSGSTRQVDYKDKRAEMFPAEILKGNASLLLRTVEIRDAGSYACLVSVSALLGAQSIQLEIVEKPTVTLNADVLSLVEGDEHKLICDVGHFYPHDAEAQWLLEPQKPGMLPHVVNHVLSSSHRQNSDGTYSFSTYFLLKASLRDNGCRYTCRVDHRSLKQPIRKSLTVQVTESTSATWLLVLLFLLLLAGCLVVTLYYLHQVMSSNKPKPY
- the LOC102462330 gene encoding tapasin-related protein-like isoform X1, producing MNVWVYVALCCFLCSGILKQHHGVATAGSTFSQSRQLSCLFETSETILLSSEIKYIRQNAWLLLSERPHPENPPADDTIKFIIRESSLDILQHVNEDTDKLECKISRYFTDNTQILWPGIQTQGDKLDSWFTGTIKHVADKFTVTVFLVQSSASREAENQIPEEVSQGNEERFYLSGVFLVRTGPSLIQSGLKKDVLLNCAFSVDHHTDVTIQWVLQQKGGQKKLIVAYSGSTRQVDYKDKRAEMFPAEILKGNASLLLRTVEIRDAGSYACLVSVSALLGAQSIQLEIVEKPTVTLNADVLSLVEGDEHKLICDVGHFYPHDAEAQWLLEPQKPGMLPHVVNHVLSSSHRQNSDGTYSFSTYFLLKASLRDNGCRYTCRVDHRSLKQPIRKSLTVQVTESTSATWLLVLLFLLLLAGCLVVTLYYLHQVMSSNKPKPY